In Pantoea agglomerans, the genomic stretch ACGCCGTCGCGTCGCTACAGCGCTGGAGCCCCCATCCGCAGCAGGCGCTGGATGTCGCGCAGCAGCTGAAACAGCAGGAAAACGCCCTGCGCGCGCGCTACGCCGCCCTGCCCGCCGTGCCGCTTTTTCTGCAGTTCGGCCAGCAGCCGCTGTTTACCGCCGCGCGCGATACCCTGCAGAACGACATCATCACGCTGTGCGCCGGAAAGAATATTTTTGCCGACAGCCGCGTCAGCTGGCCGCAGGTCAGCCGGGAGCAGGTGCTGATGCGTCATCCGCAGGCGATTGTGGTCGCCGGCTACGCCGCGCAGGCGCAAAGCGTGGCAACATTCTGGCAGCCTCAGCTAGCCGTGCCGGTTATCGCCATTAACGATGACTGGATTAGCCGTCCTGGCCCACGTATGCTGCTGGCGGCAAAGCAGCTCTGCGCCGCCCTGCATCCGGCACAGTAAATCAGCATAAATCGGTTAAAGATCCCGCTAACTTTGCCGTTAATCAATTAACGAGACGCCGACGCCACGTAAGCTCAGCGTCCTTTTATGCGCACCGCGCATTTTGCACACCAGGAATCCTGTATGACCAGAGCCTTGCTGCTGGCCTTCGCGCTCGCAACCGTCGCGCCCTTCGCGGCTGCGTCAACCACGGGAACGATAGGCGTCCAGTTGATTATCTATTCGCGCTGTGAAGTTAACAGCCAGCCGCAGCGAGCAATGCCGCAGATCGATTGCGGTCGCCGCCTCAACGCGCAGCCGCGCGTAACGGAAAGCGTGCTAAAGAAGGATGGAATTCGTAAGGAAACGGCGAAGCTGGTAACCGTTGAATGGTAATAAAAAGGCCGTCGCAAGACGGCCTTTTTGCATCAGATACTGAAAGAGGAGCCGCAGCCGCAGGTGGTTTTAGCGTTCGGGTTAGTAACGATAAAACGCGACCCTTCCAGGCCTTCGGTGTAGTCCACCGAGCCGCCGACCAGATACTGCAGGCTCATCGGATCCACCACCAGCGCCACGCCCTGCTTCTCAATGGTCATGTCGCCGTCGTTCATTTTATCGTCA encodes the following:
- the btuF gene encoding vitamin B12 ABC transporter substrate-binding protein BtuF, with amino-acid sequence MAKSLWPIGLLLFCSSLLAAAPRVISLAPHLTEMAFAAGITPVAVSAWSDYPPAAKALEQVANWQGVKVERILALKPDVVLAWRGGNPQRQIDQLQRLGVKVEWLDPGSLKEMADAVASLQRWSPHPQQALDVAQQLKQQENALRARYAALPAVPLFLQFGQQPLFTAARDTLQNDIITLCAGKNIFADSRVSWPQVSREQVLMRHPQAIVVAGYAAQAQSVATFWQPQLAVPVIAINDDWISRPGPRMLLAAKQLCAALHPAQ
- the erpA gene encoding iron-sulfur cluster insertion protein ErpA yields the protein MSDDVAALPLQFTDAAASKVKNLIADEENPDLKLRVYITGGGCSGFQYGFTFDDKMNDGDMTIEKQGVALVVDPMSLQYLVGGSVDYTEGLEGSRFIVTNPNAKTTCGCGSSFSI